The stretch of DNA GCCGCAGCAAGACTGCCGCTGCCCGACACTGGCTCAGTATTCAATAATCTACTCATACACGCCACTAATTTAACCCGATTCTTGACAAGCCGGGAAGGTAAAATCATAACGGAGATAATAGGTGAAGGGCAGTTCGATTCAGGGCTGGCAGAGGCATACCGGATTAGATATTTCTATCCGCGCCGGCTTGAGGCGAGACATCTATTGGAACAGGGGGTTCAGCGGGGGGAATTAAAGAGAGATCTCGATATCGAATTAAGCATTGACCTGATTTATGGACCGATTTTCTATAGATTGTTAGTAGTCGGTGAAAAGTTGGACGATACTTATGTGCAAAATTTAGTAACCGCTGCGTTTGAAGGAATTAAAACAGACTGAATAGGCGGTGGCTGTACTTTGCAAAGTATAATCGGCCCGAGCGGTACGCTGTGTTTGATATGCCAAAGTAAAAACGCCTGAAGCTCAGGCGCTTGTAAAGGAAGTTCTTTCAACCGGGAGGGACTTGATTTCGTCTGCGGAAGACGGCCGTATGCGAATAGCCTGCCCGCCTCCCGGGGCGAGCTTCAATTGCAAGGTTGTGCTTCTGTCGACAAGTACCTTGGATATGGTCATGGGATAAGGATTGATCCTCCAGTCGGCATAGGGGCCATCGGCATAGATTTCAGCCACATACATTTTGCCCGGATCAAGAAAAGCGAGCGGTGCTGCAAGCGTGCGTCCGTGCTCATCGGTAATGCTGCCCAGATACCATTCCTCGCTGTTTCTGTCTTTGCGGACAATCGTAACATAATCTGCGATCTCTCCACCCAGCACCTTGGTATCCTGCCAATCGGTAGGAACATCCAGAATAAATTGAAAAGCCGCGCGCTGCTGTTCGTAATTTTCCGGCAGGTCTGCAGCCATTTGCAGAGGGCTGTACAGAACCACATAAAGCGCCAACTGTTTGGCTAGCGTCCCCCGCACTCTGTTGCCCGGTCTGTATTCCTTATAAATAAGCTTTACAATCCCTGGCGTATAATCGAAGGGACCGGCAAGCATTCGGGTAAAAGGAATGATGGTGGTGTGGTCTGGAGGGTTCCCGACATATTCAGCGGAGGCATCGAACTCTTGTCCGCGAGCGCCTTCACGGGTCATCATATTCGGATAGGTCCGTCTTTCACCCGTATCTTTAACCGGCTCATGGGCGATCAGGCTGATCTGATACCTAGCCGCGGTTTCGATTACTTTTCGATGATGATCCACGTTATATTGACCGCCAAGCCACTCCATACTTATCAGATTCCCTCTGTCATCAAAGCGCTTAAGCGCAGGGTCAGGGGAGACATAGCCTGTTTTTACAACGTCTATCCCCAGTTTTTTATATAAAGCAAACGCCTCTTCCATTTGACGCTCCAGATTCTGAATAGCTCCGGCCGTTTCCATGTGGCCCATAATTTTCACACCCTTGCTGGCGGCATACGAAGTGACTTCCACAAGGTCATAATCCGGATAAGGGGTTGTAAAACTGAAGTTTTCGCCATGCTTGGTCCAATCGTTGTCCCATCCGATATTCCAGCCCTCAATGAGCACCATCGGAATGCCGTATTTGGCGGCAAAATCAATGTACCTTTTGGCATTCTCGGTCGTTGCGCCATGTCTGGGGCCAGAGCCCCATGTGTATAAGCCAAGATGCATGCCCCACCATATGCCGATATACTTGCCCGGTTTTACCCACGACACATCTCCCAGCCTGTTCGGTTCATTGAGATTAAGAATCAAGTAGGATGTAATCAAATCCCCGGGTTTTTCCGCGATCTGGATCGTTCGCCAAGGAGTTTTTAAGGGAGTGGAGCCTTTGACTTTAACACCGTCGGACCAAGGAATCAGGTCGATGGCAAGTGTGTTATTCTGTGTGGGCATTAGGGTCATGGAGGAATAGTTGGATAAATCGGCTTCGTGAATGCTTATGTACAATCCATCAGCCATTTTCATTGTTAAAGGGGTATGGACGGCACGATAAGGAATGGAATGAAGGGGAGTCACATTGTACAGGAGTTCGGTATACAGTTTCTGATAGGCGGGCATCCACCAGGCGTGATCCACATCGGTCAGGGCAAATTCCGTATCTTCGCTCTTGATTTCAAAATGGGAGAGATTGTCCTGCTCAGGCAGCTCGTAACGAAAGCCCAGGCCGTCATTGTATACGCGAAAAATGATCGACATTCGGCGCGGAGACGGGGTTGTCTCTTCAAGCTCCACGCGGAGTTCATTGTAATGATTGCGTATTTCCTTGACTTCTCCCCAAGGCTGTGTCCACGTCTCATCGAAGCTGTCATACTTGCCGCTGGCGACTCTGAAATTCCGGTTAAGCGGCTTGGCATGTTCAAATGTGAGGCCGAGCTTCGAATGTCTGATAAGGGGGGTATGGCAATAGTTCACACTATAATACGGAATGCCGTTCCTAAGAAAAAGTTCCGCCTGAATGTTGCCATCGGGTGAAAATACAACCCACCTGCTTGTCATGTTATGCTCCGCCTCCTCACATCGATTCCATTACATCATCTTATGAGGGCTTTAGCTTGGCATATCCCTGGAAATATGCTCTGTGAGCAAAGCTGCTGCGGAAAAAGGATGTGAGGAAGCAGGCACGAAAATAGGCTTCAGACGGTGGGCGAAGCTACCATTGTTCCAGGTTAAGCCACAGCCGTTCCTCATCAGTCAAACCTAAATCCAGCGCTATGAAGCTGGAGATTAATTGATCGACGCACTCAGGGCCAATGACCGCACAAACAGGAAAGGGCTGGTTTAACACATAAGCTAACGCAATGTGATTTGCCGTAATGCCCTTTCCCTTGTGAGCGGCCAATCTGCTGGCACGGTTTAACCGTTCCCAGTTATCATCGCTGTAATATACCCGGACCATGTCCTCGCTCACGCGAACGCCGGGGGAGTAGCGCCCCGAGAAGAAACCGCCCGCTTGAGACGACCACGCGAATAATGGAAGCTGCGTTTGCTTGTGCCAGTCATGATAAGCTTGATCTACATACACCGTTCCAGGCCAACGCGGCTCATTGATTGCGGCCAGGCTTAATGAAGGACTATTGACTACCAGGCGTTTATAGCCCTTTTTGTCCGCATATCGATTCGCCTCGTCTATTCTTTGAACCGACCAATTGGAGGCGCCAACAGCTTTAATTAGACCGGAGTCTATATGCTCCTGAAGAAAATCCATAATCTCGTGCACCGGAACAGAAGGGTCGTCACGGTGAAGCAAGTAAATATCAATATAATCGGTCTGAAGTCTCTCCAAACTGCGCTCCAGATCCTCTGCAATAGCATGAGGGGTCAGTCTGTTTACAATGGCTTGCCCGGCATCCACATGATAATGGCCGCCCTTGTCGATGATGATGACATTTTGCCGGCACTGTCTCGATGTTAACCACTGGCCGACCGCCAGCTCGCTTTCGCCATCTCCGTAGACATTCGCCGTATCGATTGTGTTTCCACCGCGCAGGGCATAAGCGTCAAGCATTTCAAAAACGGCATCCAAACG from Paenibacillus sophorae encodes:
- a CDS encoding aldo/keto reductase, which translates into the protein MVAIKYIPVQGLDKSCSQLVIGTADFSRKRLDAVFEMLDAYALRGGNTIDTANVYGDGESELAVGQWLTSRQCRQNVIIIDKGGHYHVDAGQAIVNRLTPHAIAEDLERSLERLQTDYIDIYLLHRDDPSVPVHEIMDFLQEHIDSGLIKAVGASNWSVQRIDEANRYADKKGYKRLVVNSPSLSLAAINEPRWPGTVYVDQAYHDWHKQTQLPLFAWSSQAGGFFSGRYSPGVRVSEDMVRVYYSDDNWERLNRASRLAAHKGKGITANHIALAYVLNQPFPVCAVIGPECVDQLISSFIALDLGLTDEERLWLNLEQW
- a CDS encoding TetR/AcrR family transcriptional regulator; this encodes MNNKRGRPRNTETEKSILAASYDLLLENGFGAVTVEKIAERAGVSKATIYKWWPNKAAVVMDGFLSAAAARLPLPDTGSVFNNLLIHATNLTRFLTSREGKIITEIIGEGQFDSGLAEAYRIRYFYPRRLEARHLLEQGVQRGELKRDLDIELSIDLIYGPIFYRLLVVGEKLDDTYVQNLVTAAFEGIKTD
- a CDS encoding glycoside hydrolase family 97 protein yields the protein MTSRWVVFSPDGNIQAELFLRNGIPYYSVNYCHTPLIRHSKLGLTFEHAKPLNRNFRVASGKYDSFDETWTQPWGEVKEIRNHYNELRVELEETTPSPRRMSIIFRVYNDGLGFRYELPEQDNLSHFEIKSEDTEFALTDVDHAWWMPAYQKLYTELLYNVTPLHSIPYRAVHTPLTMKMADGLYISIHEADLSNYSSMTLMPTQNNTLAIDLIPWSDGVKVKGSTPLKTPWRTIQIAEKPGDLITSYLILNLNEPNRLGDVSWVKPGKYIGIWWGMHLGLYTWGSGPRHGATTENAKRYIDFAAKYGIPMVLIEGWNIGWDNDWTKHGENFSFTTPYPDYDLVEVTSYAASKGVKIMGHMETAGAIQNLERQMEEAFALYKKLGIDVVKTGYVSPDPALKRFDDRGNLISMEWLGGQYNVDHHRKVIETAARYQISLIAHEPVKDTGERRTYPNMMTREGARGQEFDASAEYVGNPPDHTTIIPFTRMLAGPFDYTPGIVKLIYKEYRPGNRVRGTLAKQLALYVVLYSPLQMAADLPENYEQQRAAFQFILDVPTDWQDTKVLGGEIADYVTIVRKDRNSEEWYLGSITDEHGRTLAAPLAFLDPGKMYVAEIYADGPYADWRINPYPMTISKVLVDRSTTLQLKLAPGGGQAIRIRPSSADEIKSLPVERTSFTSA